From a single Stigmatopora argus isolate UIUO_Sarg chromosome 4, RoL_Sarg_1.0, whole genome shotgun sequence genomic region:
- the cep72 gene encoding centrosomal protein of 72 kDa, with translation MASVTLVALTEEWIMAKLGLPHKRLGDVRSLSLPGNFKQKIGSLGSGLANFQRLKSLNLAYNSLVSVEGVQHLKHLKTLNLYYNCIPSIEEVKILFELPVLTELDLRLNLVGKIEPHYRPFVVHSMTSLRKLDGCPIKYAERKAAKKQFSQQRNHDDKQALLELLDVKPSLNSDTLQKSLNTANKESQTTYQEPGTFFYPLWQTARDGMLKHAENKQNRYWKALEKLLDLMDKHWVGERTLKLDTNFLIQIVQILSMMESHITNKEEEVNNLKKEVGAWCVFAATQEHDHEADLKKVTANLDELNIQLQTTLEENFALQKDLLMSEQTQRTVEELTIEVEKLRKKLNEAERTSTGLIGSVKELD, from the exons ATGGCATCAGTGACTTTGGTGGCTTTGACTGAAGAATGGATAATGGCCAAATTGGGATTACCTCACAAACGCCTTG GAGATGTTCGTTCACTGAGTCTCCCTGGTAACTTTAAGCAGAAAATCGGATCCCTGGGAAGTGGATTAGCCAATTTTCAACGTCTGAAATCCCTGAATCTTGCATACAATTCATTAGTGTCTGTTGAG GGTGTGCAACACTTGAAACATTTAAAGACCCTAAATCTATACTACAACTGCATACCTTCCATTGAAGAAGTGAAGATCCTTTTTGAGTTGCCAGTCTTGACGGAACTTGACCTCAGACTCAATCTTGTGGGCAAGATTGAGCCACACTACCGACCTTTTGTGGTCCATTCCATGACCAGCCTACGGAAATTAG ATGGATGTCCAATAAAATATGCTGAGCGCAAGGCAGCCAAGAAGCAGTTCTCACAACAAAG AAATCACGACGACAAACAGGCTTTACTGGAACTCCTTGACGTGAAGCCCTCCCTGAACTCTGATACTCTCCAGAAAAGTCTGAATACGGCAAACAAAGAATCACAGACAACTTATCAGGAGCCAG gcacttttttcTATCCTTTATGGCAAACTGCGCGTGACGGTATGCTGAAACACGCAGAAAATAAGCAG AATCGTTACTGGAAAGCCTTGGAGAAGCTGCTTGACCTTATGGACAAACACTGGGTGGGAGAGAGAACTCTGAAACTTGACACCAACTTCCTGA TTCAGATTGTACAGATCCTCTCGATGATGGAAAGCCATATAACTAATAAGGAGGAAGAGGTCAACAACTTAAAGAAGGAAGTGGGCGCGTGGTGTGTTTTTGCAGCAACACAAGAACATGATCATGAAGCTGATTTGAAGAAAGTTACTGCTAATCTG GACGAGCTCAACATCCAACTGCAGACCACCTTGGAGGAGAACTTTGCCCTCCAGAAAGACCTGCTCATGTCAGAAC AGACCCAGAGAACAGTGGAAGAGCTGACAATTGAAGTGGAAAagctgagaaaaaaattgaatgaggCCGAACGCACATCAACAG GTCTGATTGGAAGTGTGAAGGAGCTTGACTAA
- the tppp gene encoding tubulin polymerization-promoting protein gives MADQKDRVEDFKVQTVKNTSFSSAQLRQHNEHSKDRASKRLSTDSNGTSDGGVGSSTPVELTALEESFRRFAIHGDTRATGKDLHGKNWSKLCKDCGVIDGKNITLTDVDIVFSKVKKKSCRTITYDEFKVALGELARKKYREKTGEEAEAEVFKLIEGKTPVIAGVTRAVASPTVNRLTDTTKFTGSHKERFDGTGRGKGKAGRVDLVDTSGYVSGYKHRGTYEKKVTKPPTAKPM, from the exons ATGGCAGACCAGAA agaTAGAGTGGAAGACTTTAAAGTCCAGACAGTCAAAAATACCAGCTTCAGCTCGGCCCAACTCCGTCAGCACAATGAACACTCGAAAGACCGCGCCTCCAAAAGGCTCTCCACTGACTCTAATGGGACAAGCGACGGAGGTGTGGGCTCATCCACACCGGTGGAGTTGACCGCCTTAGAGGAGTCGTTTCGTCGTTTCGCCATCCACGGTGACACCCGCGCTACCGGTAAAGACCTGCACGGAAAGAACTGGTCCAAGCTCTGCAAGGACTGCGGCGTGATCGACGGCAAGAACATCACCCTCACAGACGTCGACATTGTCTTCTCCAAAGTCAA GAAGAAATCCTGTCGGACCATCACATATGACGAGTTCAAGGTTGCGTTGGGTGAGCTTGCCAGAAAAAAGTATAGAGAGAAGACTGGAGAAGAGGCTGAGGCTGAGGTATTCAAGCTGATTGAGGGAAAGACGCCAGTAATCGCCGGTGTTACG AGAGCTGTCGCTTCCCCGACAGTCAACCGACTGACAGACACCACCAAGTTCACGGGTTCGCACAAGGAGCGCTTCGATGGCACAGGGCGCGGAAAGGGAAAGGCGGGACGAGTCGACTTAGTCGATACTTCGGGATACGTCTCGGGATACAAGCATCGAGGGACCTACGAAAAAAAGGTCACCAAACCCCCCACGGCCAAACCCATGTGA
- the LOC144072751 gene encoding kinesin-like protein KIFC3: MYAFYSLLVYIFYTVFKKEEEEDLVASCGASTDDPRPVSMETGRKKDGHTPKIRKKACASLSDSNSDSDDTSPSDDDEQYEVPACTPLAAFLSFKQESDRRTSQGQRETTGKLGESPLMAVMSHLLSFLEQYSHFQQLQQQAEQYRVQLKRHRVQHRRQMKALRATYRQRLKDKKSIICNLEEAVSQQLSPQSDGESGSDAGAQAGVHSLVESLYGLQGERSKLRGELHLLRSQLEQKDRDRHTRILAFQQQIDELKSGIEEREEELCRLKTATGATDSEKRVLCLSAENETLKQSLTVTQGLLQQLSTIPSQSSNMLIKENENLRSRVQQLEASLQQRAEQLSQLEQQSERSEWRRGEELRRREDRVRELQLELDRERGKEPVVKYVTKTVEVESPATMKQLTKARQRNELLSEKLCNQNERCKQLEEQIRKSDEYSCNLQHKIAAYEREIGLLRQELLKEIGHLEERKEEAVKAAANCSAEHFEDLQHQFFSLQKRLTALPPALRSMKTDYASLRSQVRNFSEFYGAAIKEAKKQVSAAIFEMSEANKDLLEKYRKEVALRRKLHEQLVELKGNIRVLCRVKPVLKEDQREEDTSVVVTTDPDNESSLTVMSKGKGRNFELDKVFHPQATQEEVFQEIEPLVTSSIDGYHVCIFAYGQTGSGKTYTMEGSVENPGINQRALKHLFNEIEERKDMWSYTVTVSSVEIYNEVLRDLLSKDGEKLDIKINPDGTGQLHVPGLRVIEVKSFQHIKKILAMARRNRITFGTQMNQHSSRSHALLCITVQGTDLATGSKTTGKLNLVDLAGSERVWKSGAEGERLKEAQNINRSLLALGDVIQALRARQTHIPFRNSRLTYLLQDSLGKGSKTAMVVQVSSLDSNAGETLCSLKFAQRVCKVELGPAARKIESGSGHCD, encoded by the exons ATGTACGCCTTCTACTCCCTTTTAGTCTACATCTTTTACACTGTTTTcaagaaggaggaggaagaagacttGGTGGCATCATGTGGGGCTTCCACAGAC GATCCAAGACCTGTTTCCATGGAAACAGGCAGAAAGAAAGATGGCCACACCCCCAAAATAAGAAAGAAGGCCTGTGCTAGCCTTAGTGACTCAA ACAGTGACAGTGATGACACGTCACCGAGTGACGACGACGAGCAATATGAAGTCCCAGCATGCACGCCTCTGGCAGCATTTTTATCCTTTAAGCAGGAGTCTGACAGGAGGACCTCACAAGGCCAGAGGGAGACGACAGGAAAG TTGGGAGAGTCCCCCCTGATGGCCGTCATGTCCCACCTGCTGAGCTTTCTGGAGCAGTACTCTCACTTCCAACAACTGCAGCAGCAGGCTGAACAGTACCGTGTCCAGCTTAAGAGGCACCGGGTACAGCACCGTCGACAGATGAAAGCGCTGCGGGCCACCTACCGACAACGCCTCAAGGACAAGAAGAGCATCATTTGTAACCTGGAGGAAGCTGTCAGCCAGCAGTTGAGTCCGCAGAGTGACG GGGAGAGTGGCAGTGACGCAGGTGCTCAAGCCGGAGTCCACAGCCTGGTGGAGTCTCTGTACGGCCTGCAGGGGGAACGTAGCAAATTGAGAGGAGAATTGCATCTGCTACGTTCACAGTTAGAACAGAAAGACCGAGACCGACACACTCGTATACTGGCCTTTCAGCAGCAG ATCGATGAGCTTAAAAGTGGAATTGAAGAACGTGAGGAGGAGCTGTGCAGACTCAAAACTGCCACT GGGGCGACAGACTCAGAAAAACGAGTCTTGTGTCTCTCGGCAGAGAACGAAACTCTTAAGCAAAGCCTGACTGTTACCCAAGGCCTCCTGCAGCAGCTCAGCACCATTCCTTCACAGTCCAGCAACATGCTCATCAAG GAAAACGAGAATCTGAGAAGCCGCGTGCAGCAGCTGGAGGCTTCCCTGCAGCAACGTGCTGAGCAGCTGTCGCAACTGGAACAGCAAAGCGAACGGAGTGAGTGGAGGAGAGGGGAGGAGTTGAGAAGACGAGAGGATAGAGTGAGAGAGCTTCAACTGGAgttggacagagagaggggcaAAGAGCCTGTGGTAAAG TATGTTACCAAAACCGTTGAGGTGGAGTCCCCGGCCACCATGAAGCAGCTGACCAAAGCCAGACAGAGGAACGAGCTGCTGTCCGAGAAGTTATGCAACCAGAATGAACGCTGCAAGCAGCTGGAAGAACAAATCCGCAAATCAGACGAGTACAGCTGTAATCTGCAGCACAAG ATTGCAGCTTATGAGCGGGAGATCGGACTGCTGAGACAAGAGCTCTTGAAGGAGATCGGACACTTGGAAGAAAGGAAGGAGGAGGCGGTCAAGGCTGCTGCAAACTGCTCAGCAGAACATTTTGAGGATCTGCAGCACCAGTTCTTCA gtttaCAGAAGCGTCTGACGGCCCTCCCTCCAGCTCTCCGCTCTATGAAAACAGACTACGCCAGTCTGAGGAGCCAAGTACGGAACTTTTCAGAGTTTTACGGAGCGGCAATAAAGGAGGCAAAAAAACAG GTTTCAGCCGCAATCTTTGAAATGTCGGAGGCCAACAAAGACCTCCTGGAGAAATACCGAAAGGAGGTGGCACTACGCAGGAAGTTGCATGAGCAGCTTGTGGAACTAAAAG GTAATATCCGTGTGCTGTGCCGTGTGAAACCTGTGCTGAAAGAGGATCAACGTGAGGAGGACACGTCCGTGGTGGTCACCACGGACCCCGATAACGAGTCTTCTCTGACTGTGATGAGTAAAGGAAAGGGTCGCAACTTTGAGCTAGACAAGGTCTTCCATCCTCAGGCTACGCAGGAAGAG GTCTTTCAGGAAATTGAACCTCTTGTGACCTCATCTATCGACGGTTACCACGTGTGCATATTTGCATATGGACAGACTGGCTCTGGGAAAACCTACACTATGGAG ggCAGTGTGGAGAACCCAGGTATCAACCAGAGGGCCCTGAAACACCTCTTCAATGAAATAGAGGAACGAAAGGACATGTGGTCTTACACTGTCACTGTCAGCTCCGTGGAGATCTACAACGAGGTGCTAAG GGATCTACTGAGTAAGGATGGAGAGAAACTGGACATCAAAATCAACCCAGACGGAACAGGGCAGCTGCACGTGCCAGGCCTCAGGGTCATCGAGGTCAAGAGCTTTCAACATATCAAGAag ATTTTAGCCATGGCCCGCAGGAACCGAATCACATTTGGCACTCAGATGAACCAGCACAGTTCCCGCTCTCATGCTCTTCTCTGCATCACAGTTCAGGGCACGGACCTCGCCACCGGCTCCAAAACCACCG GCAAGTTGAACCTGGTTGATCTGGCGGGATCGGAGCGGGTATGGAAGTCAGGTGCGGAGGGCGAGAGGCTGAAGGAGGCTCAGAATATAAATCGTTCGTTGTTGGCTCTCGGGGACGTCATCCAGGCTCTAAGAGCGCGACAGACTCACATCCCCTTCAGGAACTCTCGCCTTACGTACTTGTTGCAGGACTCTCTGGGAAAaggcagcaaaacagccatgGTGGTACAG gtgtcTTCTCTGGACAGCAATGCCGGTGAGACCCTCTGCTCACTTAAGTTTGCCCAGCGGGTGTGCAAGGTGGAGCTCGGTCCTGCGGCCAGGAAGATCGAATCGGGCAGCGGGCATTGCGACTGA